One Anas platyrhynchos isolate ZD024472 breed Pekin duck chromosome W, IASCAAS_PekinDuck_T2T, whole genome shotgun sequence DNA segment encodes these proteins:
- the LOC140000555 gene encoding uncharacterized protein, with the protein MDVINKITAMSPPTSKKETQTFLGVVGFWRMHIPNYSLIVNPLYQVTRKKNEFEWGPEQRQAFEQIKLEIVHAVALGPVRTGPDVKNVLYTAAGENGPTWSLWQKEPGETRGRPLGFWSRGYRGSEARYTPTEKEILAAYEGVRSASEVVGTEAQLLLAPRLPVLGWMFKGRVPSTHHATDATWSKWVALITQRARIGNPSRPGILEVIMDWPEGKYFGISSEEEVGRAEEAPLYNQLPENEKKYALFTDGSCRIVGKHWRLKAAVWSPTRRVAEAAEGEGESSQFAEVKAIQLALDIAEREKWPVLYLYTDSWMVANALWGWLQQWKQNNWQRRGKPIWAAALWQDIAARVENLAVKVRHVDAHVPKNRATEEHQNNQQVDQAAKIEVAQVDLDWQHKGELFIARWAHDTSGHQGRDATYRWARDRGVDLTMDAIAQVIHDCETCAAIKQAKRSKPLWYGGRWLKYKYGEAWQIDYITLPQTRNGKRHVLTMVEATTGWLETYAVPHATARNTTLGLEKQVLWRHGTPERIESDNGTHFRNNLIDTWAKEHGIEWVYHISYHAPASGKVERYNGLLKTTLKAMGTGTFKNWDTHLAKATWLVNTRGSTNRAGPAQSNLLRTVDGDKVPVVHVRNMLGKTVWATPASGKGKPIRGIAFAQGPGYTWWVMQKN; encoded by the coding sequence atggatgtgatcaacaaaataacagctatgtctccaccaactagcaaaaaagaaacacagactttcctaggtgttgtggggttttggagaatgcacatcccaaattacagtctgattgtaaacccactctaccaagtaacccgtaagaagaatgagtttgaatggggccctgaacaacgacaagcctttgaacaaatcaagctggaaatagtccatgcagtagcccttgggccagttcgaacaggaccagatgtaaagaatgtgctctacactgcagccggggagaacggccccacctggagcctctggcagaaagaacctggggaaactcgaggtcggcccctggggttttggagtcggggatacagaggatctgaggcccgctatactccaactgaaaaggagatattggcagcatatgaaggagttcgatctgcttcggaggtggtcggtactgaagcgcagctcctcctagcaccccgattgccggtactaggctggatgttcaagggaagggtcccctctacgcatcatgcaactgatgctacatggagcaagtgggttgcactgattactcagcgggctcgaataggaaaccccagtcgcccaggaatattggaagtgattatggactggccagaaggcaaatactttgggatatcatcagaggaggaggtgggtcgtgctgaagaagccccactgtacaaccagttaccagagaatgaaaagaaatatgccctgttcactgatgggtcctgtcgtattgtggggaagcattgGAGAttgaaggctgctgtatggagtcctacgcgacgagttgcagaagctgctgagggagaaggtgaatcgagtcagtttgcagaagtgaaagccattcagctggctttagacattgctgaacgagaaaaatggccagttctctatctctacaccgattcatggatggtagcaaatgccctgtggggatggttacagcaatggaagcaaaacaactggcagcgtaggggcaaacccatctgggctgctgcattgtggcaagatattgctgctcgggtagagaacctggctgtgaaagtacgccacgtagatgctcatgtgcccaagaatcgggctactgaagaacatcaaaacaaccagcaggtggatcaggctgctaagattgaagtagctcaggtggacctggattggcaacataaaggtgaattatttatagcccgatgggcccatgacacctcaggccatcaaggtagagacgcaacatacagatgggctcgtgatcgaggggtggacctgaccatggacgctatagcacaggttattcatgactgtgaaacatgtgctgcaatcaagcaagccaaacggtcaaagcctctttggtatggaggacgatggctgaaatataaatatggagaggcctggcagattgattacatcacactccctcaaactcgcaatggcaagcgccacgtacttacaatggtggaagcaaccaccggatggctggaaacatatgctgtgcctcatgccaccgcccggaacactaccctgggccttgaaaagcaagtcctatggcgacatggcaccccagaaagaatagagtcagacaatgggactcacttccgaaacaaccttatagacacttgggccaaagaacatggtattgagtgggtgtatcacatctcctatcatgcaccagcctccgggaaagttgaacgatacaatggcctgttaaagactaccttgaaagcaatgggcactgggacgttcaaaaactgggatacgcatttggcaaaggccacctggttagtcaatactaggggatctaccaaccgagctggacctgcccaatcaaacctgttacgtactgtagatggggataaagttcctgtagtgcatgtaagaaatatgctgggtaaaacagtctgggctactcctgcctcaggaaaaggcaaacctattcgtggaattgctttcgctcagggacctggatacacttggtgggtgatgcaaaagaactga